The Synchiropus splendidus isolate RoL2022-P1 chromosome 8, RoL_Sspl_1.0, whole genome shotgun sequence nucleotide sequence TCCGTTGTCTTAAAACATCTTGTTTTTGAGGTCAAGCAACCTGAGTTAAGAGACTCTTGAAGCATAAACCTGGATCACAAAAATGtgatatacatttaaaacaattgAGAACACTTGCTGGTCTTATAATAGGAGTGAAGTCCATAGTTAGATGACAAGTTAAAACCCATATTTCagttttgtatttgtgtatttgcaTTACAGAAGGCAGCAGGGTCTCTTCAATACACACTGACCGCTGATCCATTTTCAATGTACAGATGCTGAATCGTCACTGAcgggctgttgaggcttcatgaaacagtgtcctcattttcagagcccaccagatggcgctctctgctgtaaaatctttgcatttgaacaaacatttcaatgaaacttcacctcatttttaaccCAACAGCACCATCCACTAGCtcaaaaaataaggacactgtttcatgaagcctcatcgacccatgaCTACCAAATACCTCCAAATTTGTGAGGCAAGCATATGACCTAACACTGCTCTCTCATTGGTCACTGCCCTGGTTGTTAGGGTTGGCAACATTTTTGaccatccaaaataaacaagtaaCAATATTGAAGGAAGTGGCTTGTAATAAagtgccgatgcaagaggttgcagaatcgttggagctgtcatttccaaaacgttgtctccaacactggagatgcaggaaacaaaacacaacacggcagccaatgacacgttgtctttacgtgtgacgtcatcaagTGTGGTCCCagttctgagggacgtcagtcacttcacttggtcgtcggagggcgcttcatagGGGAGCGCGCTcacaaccaagtgctagtgttcagTGCTGGTGTTagggggagacatgggacacagccttagctTCCTGTTAGCTAGCGACGGTGCTAAGCTACAGTAGATATAAACGACGACTTCATATTGCCCTACTCAATATGAGTAGGGCATTGACGGCAATTGAAAGTCTAAGGAGCCTCAGTCTTCCTCCACAGAGGGGAAGggacccaaaaaaaaaagaaatgtgacccaaaaaaaaaaggtttggatCAGAATCTGTGAGGCTGTAGGAGAACAAGATGAGCGAAAAACAATCACGTGTGCATCACATGACTGTCCTTCAGTGAAATGAACTTTACCTGAAACACAGTCCTCCATTTGTTGACTTCATCACGTCGGAGGAGAAAAGTGTTTGACTCAGAGCACGGGTTGAAAAAGTGCCATTAAGATTTGCTCGTGGTCCAGTTCATTCACACGTAGAAAATGAGGccattttacttttacttttgagAATGTTGACTGAGTGAAAACCTTCACGCTGACGCTGCTTTGGTGCTCTTGTTTGACAAGGAGGCCATGAGCAGTTGGAATCAGCTGACGCCACCGGAGCCCAGGTGGATTCCTTCACCTGAGGAAACCAGTCTGACAGGTGATGGGCTCATTCATCTCTGCTCGGAGACGTCGCAGGGTTCGGGACAATGATTGAGCCGCTGAGGGGGAGGTGTTTTGGCAGGAGACCCTCCCACATCTGAATGGCTCTATGAAGGTCATGAGGAAACACACACCAGAGCAAAGAAGACCTGAGAAGAAAAGGAACAGAATATGTCTTTGAGAGAGTAAACACTTGAATGTGACGTAGCTCCGCCCACGTGCTCTCACCTTCTCTCTTCTCGCGGACACAGCACAACTTTACGGTCTGATGGCTAAAGATAACCTGGTAAGTTCCGATCCAGTCCTTTACTTGATTCTGAGTTATagttcatttgttcattctttGTCATGTCAGTCATCTGATTTAGtgaaattaacatttattttaataagttCTTCACCTTTGTACAAATATATTGGGTCCATTATGAGAAGCTTCTTCCGCACCACACTCTTTTTAATACTATAACCTCTGATAAATCAGGAGTAAGGAACACTTTCTTTATTTCAGACTAAAtattagttacttttaaaaaagtaaaattcaaGAATTTTCAGACTTAATATTGTCAATATTTCCTCATTTTTCCTTATAAcaatttctcctttgtgagaaCAAGAAAGTCTTATCTTAACTTATCttgtctttttatttccatCTTTCTGTTGCAAAGCTTATTTAGACCAAAAGTCTTAACACTAATatagtgtttatttttcagctCTAAACCTTTGCTGAACCCTTGACATCGATGAGTCATTCTTCTGGTTTATATTAAATTTTGCTGATTATCCAAAATCTCAACCCACCCAACCCAACTTCCTGTCAGTGGAGGGGGGGCACATTCCCCTCCCTGACAACTCCCTTTATTGGGTATCTATAAATTGTTGTCTTATTGGAGGCGGTACTTTTTCCAACAACAGGTATTTGTCCAGTGATTTTCCATGATGCTGCTGTACAGAGGAGCTGTGCAAGTTGATCTGTCTTTTATGGCTGGTGTGTCGCTGCAGGGAGTCCAACAAACCTGCTCTTCCACCTCTAAATTCAGTGAAgtggatgtatatatatatgtgtgtgtgtgtgtgaaactcgAGCACCTCTGCGCAGAATAGGTCTTATGAAACACCTTTGTTAGGAAGCGGACCTGCAGCCCTTCTGAACACTAGACCCTCGTATTATTTACCTTTCCTTCTCTGACAAAGAGATATGATTAGCTTCAATAGAGATGATGAGGCAACGTCAGCGCTGCAGAAACCGACTTCTGCTTCCTTGAGGGCCGCACTCAAATCAGGCGTCGTCACTGTAGCAACAGTTGGACAAAGTCATGCGTCGCTAACGTTAGCTGTAGTTGGATAAAGTCATGTGTAGCCAACATTAGCTGTAGTTGGACAAAGTCATGCGTCGCTAACATTAGCTGTAGTTGGATAAAGTCATGTGTAGCTAACATTACCTGTAGTTGGATAAAGGCATGCGTAGCTAACATTAGCAGTAGTTGGATAAAGTCATGCGTAGCTAACATTAGCTGTAGTTGGATAAAGTCATGTGTAGCTAACATTAGCTGTAGTTGGATAAAGTCATGCGTAGCTAACATTAGCTGTAGTTGGACAAAGTCATGTGTAGCTAACATTAGCTGTAGCTGGACAAAGTCATGTGTAGCTAACATTAGCTGTAGCTGGACAAATTCATGTGTAGCTAACATTAACTGTAGTTGGACAAAGTCAGGCCTAGCTAACATTAGCTGTAGTTGGACAAAGTCATGCATAGCTAACATTACCTGTAGTTAGACAAAGTCATCCGTAGCTAACATTAGCTGTAGTTGGACAAAGTCATGTGTAGCTAACATTAGCTGTAGTTGGACAAAGTCATGCGCAGCTAACATTACCTGTAGTTGGACAAAGTCATCCGTAGCTAACATTAGCTGTAGTTGGACAAGGTCATCCGTAGCTAACATTAGCTGTAGTTGGACAAAGTCATGTGTAGCTAACATTAGCTGTAGTTGGACAAAGTCATGCGCAGCTAACATTACCTGTAGTTGGACAAAGTCATCCGTAGCTAACATTAGCTGTAGTTGGACAAAGTCATGTGTAGCTAACATTAGCTGTAGTTGGACAAAGTCATCCGTAGCTAACATTAGCTGTAGTTGGACAAAGTCATGTGTAGCCAACATTAGCTGTAGTTGGACAAAGTCATGTGTAGCTAACATTAGCTGTAGTTGGACAAAGTCATCCGTAGCTAACATTAGCTGTAGTTGGACAAAGTCATGCGTAACTAACATTTCAGGATGTTTGCCTTCCAAGTTTAAGCAAACAGAGCTTCATTCTAACTAATCCAGACGTGAAAATCAGGATCTCACGTCCTGTGCTTCATTTGATGTCACACTCCACTCACAGAGCGCGACTTCCAACACAACCAATGGGGAGCTGCCATGCTTTTGATGTCACGCTCACGTTGGAACAAACCTCAGGTGGAATCATGTAACCAGCCACGATCCCAAATACCAACGTTATGAGATGCTATAATTCAACATCTTACATAAGTTTCTTCTTTGTCTCGCGCCTTCTGCCTCAGCTACATTTGCGATCCACTGGAAGAGTCACTGTTTGTGGTGCCACTGATCTAAACTGAAACGTCAGAGGTCCACCACAGTCAAACTGACCGTTTCAGCCTTTTGAATAGTCATGACTCACTTTCTGGCTTTAGTATAAACTCTAGACGTGCCGCCACCAGCTTCCTCATACAAGCTTCTTCCAGTCAAGGTGACCGattttcactgaaataaaagAGAATGTAAGAACACGACATGATTTGCTGGTCACATGCCACGGCGCCTGAGTCGCCTGGGTGTGGATGCGCACACTTAGCAGTTTATATACTTAATAGTAGGTCAAAAGCCGAGTACTTCCTCTCACGTATATTTAAACCTCATTATTCAgttggaatgtttttttaatctaagtTCTATcattcaaaactaaaaatgcaAACAATTTCTTTCCAAAATGAACTCCATAAAACAGATGtaacaaaacaagacaacacATCAGGTCtccatttaaatgaatttattttaacttCCGCAGGCTGTTGTGAACCAAAAGCAACCTGCTCCAAGTGGGGCATTCTATGGATTAAAATTAATTTCTGTCATTAACTTTTAAAAACCTCTAATAATGCAATTGACAAAACAACTTCAATCTCAATTATATTTTTTGTCCCTAAGggaaatttgttttatatttatattttatatattcctattttatttatatttattctattttatttatatttattcgaatatttattctatattttatttataatcttCATTATTTGGTTATTGAGTCGATGCATCATGAAAAATGCTCTGGCACCAATAGATACACATCAAGATGCGCTGTCTTGACATACGACATTGTTTCACGTGAACGTGTTTCACGTGTGCGTGTTTCAGCTCCAGAGTGAGTCATACATTCATGAGCGTGATCTACAGCTTGCACGCAGCTCAGCTGCGGTGAGACACTGATGCCACTCACATGCCATTCAAAGTTGAGTCCCCCATCATTTGACTGCAGGATGATGCCCCCCCTCCCTACTACTCGGTCACGGTGCCCAGCCAGGCCCCCTACAGGCCGTACGAGGTAACGGGCTACGGTACCGGCCCAGGCCTGACGCCTCACTCCCACCCTCACTACATCCCTCAGTACCCGTCACCAGTGGTCCCCGTCCCAGTCCAACACACCACCATACGTAAGTGCTCACATTCCCTCCCTGGAGGATTCAAATAATGCTTTGCAGTGGAAATAAAATGGACGTTTTCTGCAGCTACAAGCTGCAAGAAGAGGAGATGCTGCGAGAGGTCCACCCAGTGTTACGGCGGGTCCGGCGGAACGCTGCTGCTCATTGGCCTCCTGGCCCTCGCCATCTGGCTCGGAGGTAGACTTATATGAATGCataaatgtcatgtcatgtttacTAAAACATATGGCCCTCCTCCCTCCGTTCTGTCTTTGCTGCAGTGCGTTTCGGCACTCGACTGGTCTCAACAACCATTTACAACAACTTTGAAATAGAACACAGCCCCGATGAAGACCCGCTGTTGCCCTCGCACGACACCTGCCCCAACAACACCGTGAAATGTGACGGCGTCAGCGACTGCCAGCAGGGCTCAGACGAGACCAACTGCGGTGAGTCCACAGCCTGCTTCATCATAGGACGGGAATTAAGACAGTGACACACAAAGGGAAAACATGCTTTTGTGTTGTCTGTGCTGGGCAACAACTAGATTAAGAGCCTAAAATGTTTATAGGTCACGAGGCACGTGAAATTGTTTGCTTTGTCTTCAACACAAAAGCAGCAACACGCCGGTGTCCGGGCACCGTCTTTATTCACCGGCTTAACTTGCTGGCGGAGCGCCAAGCCGCGCACATCCTCCAGCGTTTCCCGGGAACCGTGCTAAAATATAATTTCCTGGACTAGATCAATATAAAGAGCAGTGAGTTGCATTTCATATTAGACCCATTCCGTTTCACTACGGTTTGCTAACGTTAGCCTAGCTTAGCTCGGTTAGCCTTCGTGAGCAttccaaactttatttttaagGGGACAGAAGTGAAGACAATTTGGAGCGGTGCCgtgtaatgaatgaataatgaactTCATTTTAGACGCGAtatcaaaacaaacattattattaaagttgttattaacatttttcatcttcatgttctgtatgaaacacatttgtaaCTTCACACTTCTTTGTAGTGAGGTTTGCTTCAGACAACAGTCTGGAGTTGATGACAGATGAGGATGGACGCTTCCTGCCGGTGTGTTCCGCAGGCTGGAGTCAGGCTGCCTCCGATCAGGCCTGTCAACAGCTGGGCTTCAGAAGGTAAACGTCCTAAACTGTAGCTTCCCGGAATATTAGTGGGCAGCTCGACTGTCTCCATCCTGGTGTGATGCCTGTGCTAGCTGAACCAAATCCAGCAATCTAGAAGTGTGTCCACAAACCTGTCCAATTGCTTCCACAGGTCCTTCAGCACAAAGAGCATCAAATCTCCAGGACTCTCCATTAGCCTCACGCTAACAAACCAATCATCTTCAACCATGCAGAGCAAAGTGAAAGTCAGGTGAAGGTCATTTTCCTCGTTGCAATTTCTCAAGTCTTGGCCATTCAAACACAGTGCATCAGGTCAGCGCCAAGATACTCGACTCATGCTGTCTTATCTCCTTCTGCTGTGTTGCAGCTCCAGTTGTGCCAACCAGGAAATAGTCTCTCTAATGTGCGCAGGTAAGAACAACCATGGCACTTGGATTTCAGATGTGTAACTGGAAGCCATTAACAGACCTGGGATCAGTTCACGCTGCTTTAAATCGTTGCGTCTCTCAGACTGTGGCAGGCAACAGTCCACGTCCAAAATCATCGGCGGCACCGCGGCCAAGTCTGGCCAGTGGCCCTGGCAGGGGTCgctccacttcagacagcgtcacGTGTGCGGCGCCGTGCTGGTTGCTCCTGACTTCCTGTTGACTGCTGCTCACTGCTTCACCAGGTAAGTCTCCTTCACTCTATTGCAGGGGCCTCCACCCGGCCTTCAGAGGGCCACCACAGTCGCTGATGGGCTTTGTTCTAACCAGTCACGGGGCCTGAAGACTGAAGTCTGGTGCTGTTGGTtgcagctgacacctgattggtttacCAGGCTGCGCCTGTTTTACTGGGCACAGAGACCCGCCCACACTGTGGTCCCTTTTGTGGATGGGTTTGAGACCTCGATTCTCTAAAGCAGAACATGATTCATGAGCTGAACTGATGCCCTTAGACTGAGATTCTAGAGGAACAATTTCAACATTGCTGACTGACAAACTCCACCTACTGCGAGTAGAGATCATCCATTACACTCTGCCCGCAAGAATGTGGAAATGCAGGTTTGGCTTCCTCTCATCACAAATGACGACTGAACATTTGTtccaattggaaaaaaaaaaatatataatgaaaaCTTTAGTATTTGTTGAAAAACTTGAATCCATTCGAACACAATAACAACTaaataatgattatttattaGTAGTTTATTTATAACCACTATTTTGCTCAacagcattattttttttaatcaaaatatgaaattatttaGAATACAATTTCAAAACTAAATAGCAGTTTGAATTTTAAATAAGCAGTAGGAAATGAAGACTTTCATTGTCTCCCTTTCATTGGTCAGTTTGTTGACATGTTATAATCTCCGACCCGAAGCTTGAATAAGGTGATTTTTGTGGGTTACAGTTGCGCCATTCACTTCGTGTGTGGTCTACACAAAGTGACCCCACACTTGGACGTTCATCCTGTTGCTTGCATCAATCTGTGTTGTTTAAATTGGTAGtgacgggctggtgaggcttcatgaaacagtgccctctttTTCAGAGTCCACAAGATGGAACTCTCtcttctaaaatctttggatttgaccagccttttcaatgaaacctcacctcattttcataccaacagcaccacctgctgagctctaaaaaataaggacgctgtttcatgaagcctcactggctcaTCACTACAAAAATGATTCAGTCCTTTACTTCTTCTGTGACTCACTCCGTTCTTCTTCAATCTGCAGGAGCTCATCGTCCTCTCCCTCGCAGTGGAAGGTCTACGGAGGAATGATTTCTCAGACCAATCTCCCAAAGGCCTACAGTGTGAAGACGATCATGCTCCATGAAAACTACAACGTCAAAACTAACGACAGAGACATCGCTCTAATCAAACTTGAGGAACCAGTTTCTTCTCAAGGTGGGCTTCATTTTAGATTTCCTGACCTCCAAATATCACTTTGGGCGCCTCACAGGAACCTCAGTGGAGTATAAAGGCTCGTATAACAGAAGAAAGGTTTGAAAGACGGCTGACTGACCTGAGATCAAGAGCTTTTGTCAACCAACACTCTCTGCTGAAGCTCCATGAAAGATAGGATCTGTGCCAGCACCACAGACTTTAGCTTCagtattttggggaaaatgttGTTGATGGTGCAGCATTACAGCAAGAATGACCTTCACTCTCTGTGATTCCTGTGGGTTACACAAAGGGTACGCCTCAGACGGCCTCACATCTACAGTTTTTTTGCTGGAAAAGGAGCATACGAGTCTCTTCATGACCTCATTGTCATGTGTAGATTAAGAAG carries:
- the tmprss13a gene encoding transmembrane protease serine 13a isoform X2; the encoded protein is MAKDNLDDAPPPYYSVTVPSQAPYRPYEVTGYGTGPGLTPHSHPHYIPQYPSPVVPVPVQHTTIPTSCKKRRCCERSTQCYGGSGGTLLLIGLLALAIWLGVRFGTRLVSTTIYNNFEIEHSPDEDPLLPSHDTCPNNTVKCDGVSDCQQGSDETNCVRFASDNSLELMTDEDGRFLPVCSAGWSQAASDQACQQLGFRRSFSTKSIKSPGLSISLTLTNQSSSTMQSKVKVSSSCANQEIVSLMCADCGRQQSTSKIIGGTAAKSGQWPWQGSLHFRQRHVCGAVLVAPDFLLTAAHCFTRSSSSSPSQWKVYGGMISQTNLPKAYSVKTIMLHENYNVKTNDRDIALIKLEEPVSSQGPFQPACLPFRGLLFKPGTTCWTTGFGTTDADKARVSNELIEVSVNIIGSNVCSKREVYGNAVSQNMLCAGHLEGGKDSCQGDSGGPLVCQKNGRWYLAGITSWGSGCGEKNKPGVYTNVKSVLPWVYSKMQQLKP
- the tmprss13a gene encoding transmembrane protease serine 13a isoform X1, which produces MAKDNLDDAPPPYYSVTVPSQAPYRPYEVTGYGTGPGLTPHSHPHYIPQYPSPVVPVPVQHTTIPTSCKKRRCCERSTQCYGGSGGTLLLIGLLALAIWLGVRFGTRLVSTTIYNNFEIEHSPDEDPLLPSHDTCPNNTVKCDGVSDCQQGSDETNCVRFASDNSLELMTDEDGRFLPVCSAGWSQAASDQACQQLGFRRSFSTKSIKSPGLSISLTLTNQSSSTMQSKVKVSSSCANQEIVSLMCADCGRQQSTSKIIGGTAAKSGQWPWQGSLHFRQRHVCGAVLVAPDFLLTAAHCFTRSSSSSPSQWKVYGGMISQTNLPKAYSVKTIMLHENYNVKTNDRDIALIKLEEPVSSQGPFQPACLPFRGLLFKPGTTCWTTGFGTTDADKARVSNELIEVSVNIIGSNVCSKREVYGNAVSQNMLCAGHLEGGKDSCQGDSGGPLVCQKNGRWYLAGITSWGSGCGEKNKPGVYTNVKSVLPWVYSKMQVSVEP